In the Aneurinibacillus soli genome, one interval contains:
- a CDS encoding cation-translocating P-type ATPase, whose protein sequence is MSGQHYWFSYTDDELAGILKTDTRQGLTGTEAQERLETIGANELADKEKPSLLLLFLGQFKDFMVLVLLAATLISGFLGEYVDAIAIISIVLINGILGFVQEFRAERSLSALKELTAPMAYCIRDGELAHVPARELVPGDIIYLESGDRIPADVRFLSANGLHVEESTLTGESVPVMKQAAVLRHEALPLGDQENIGFMGTMVTAGTGYAVVLTTGMMTEMGKIAHLIQTTESLQTPLQLKLEQLGKVLIIVALLLTAVVVGTGILHGQNAYDMFLAGVSLAVAAIPEGLPAIVTVALALGVQRMIKRRAIVRKLPSVETLGSASVICSDKTGTLTQNKMTVTHIWMEDSVVEISGTGYEPQGEFFTGQRAMRAQANPTLYKLLQFGVLCNNARLAQEKAEKKGILRRATEEWVVNGDPTEGALLVVGGKAGLTRDSLAQTWTRIKEFPFDSTRKMMSVVIEDAYRKRVVITKGAPDVLLSRCTHILWKGQAVALTPALRRQISYANEALAKQALRVLALAYRDVHGKEIPATDTSAERQLVFVGLTGMIDPPREEVRDAIQKCRQAGIKTVMITGDHQTTAEAIAGQLGILPSGGLTVNGQDLYNMSDSEFDSIVDNVYVYARVSPEHKLRIVKALQKKGHVVAMTGDGVNDAPAIKAADIGIAMGITGTDVTKEAAALVLADDNFATIEAAIEEGRTIYDNIRKFIRYLLASNVGEIMVMFFAMLAGLPLPLVPVQILWVNLVTDGLPALALGVDQPEDATMKRPPRSRTENVFARGLAWKIVSRGVLIGVSTLAAFWITLLAHPDELIRAQTVGFATLVMAQLIHVFDCRSEISIFSRNPLQNKYLVLAVLSSVLLVLPVIYLPVLQPIFSTVALNGTEWGLVLLLGGLPTFATGVFSLMFARSGKQRRVR, encoded by the coding sequence ATGAGTGGACAGCATTATTGGTTCAGCTATACAGATGACGAATTGGCCGGAATTCTCAAAACAGATACCCGGCAGGGACTGACAGGTACAGAAGCACAGGAGAGGCTTGAAACCATTGGGGCAAATGAGCTGGCAGATAAGGAAAAGCCATCACTTTTGCTATTGTTTCTCGGGCAGTTTAAAGACTTTATGGTTCTTGTGCTGCTAGCAGCAACATTAATTTCGGGCTTCCTGGGAGAATACGTAGACGCCATCGCCATTATTTCCATTGTATTGATTAACGGGATTCTTGGATTTGTCCAGGAGTTCCGTGCCGAACGTTCGCTTTCTGCGCTCAAAGAATTGACAGCCCCGATGGCGTACTGCATTCGGGATGGGGAGCTTGCACACGTCCCCGCGCGGGAGCTGGTGCCGGGGGATATTATTTATCTGGAAAGCGGAGACCGTATTCCGGCCGACGTCCGTTTCTTGTCTGCGAATGGACTGCATGTAGAAGAGTCAACCTTGACTGGAGAATCTGTGCCGGTCATGAAGCAGGCGGCTGTCCTGCGACATGAAGCTCTTCCGCTTGGTGATCAGGAGAATATTGGCTTCATGGGTACGATGGTGACGGCTGGAACCGGGTATGCCGTTGTGCTCACAACGGGCATGATGACTGAAATGGGAAAAATCGCTCATCTCATCCAGACGACTGAATCGCTGCAGACGCCGCTTCAGCTGAAGCTTGAGCAGCTGGGTAAAGTGCTCATCATTGTCGCGCTACTTCTGACAGCGGTTGTAGTTGGGACGGGCATTCTGCACGGGCAGAATGCGTATGATATGTTTCTTGCGGGTGTGAGCCTGGCAGTAGCAGCGATTCCGGAAGGATTGCCTGCAATTGTGACCGTGGCACTTGCACTCGGGGTACAGCGTATGATCAAGCGTCGCGCGATTGTGCGCAAGCTGCCGTCGGTTGAGACACTTGGCAGTGCGAGTGTGATCTGCTCGGATAAAACGGGAACCTTGACCCAGAACAAAATGACCGTTACACACATCTGGATGGAAGACAGTGTAGTAGAAATAAGCGGTACCGGGTATGAGCCACAGGGTGAATTTTTCACAGGACAGCGGGCGATGCGGGCACAGGCGAATCCGACGTTGTATAAGCTCCTCCAGTTCGGGGTTTTGTGCAATAACGCTCGGCTTGCACAGGAGAAAGCCGAGAAGAAAGGCATTCTCCGTCGTGCGACAGAAGAGTGGGTAGTGAACGGAGATCCGACAGAAGGAGCACTGCTCGTTGTCGGTGGCAAAGCCGGGCTTACGCGGGATTCGCTTGCGCAAACATGGACACGCATTAAGGAGTTCCCGTTTGATTCCACACGGAAAATGATGTCGGTTGTGATCGAGGATGCGTACCGCAAGCGGGTCGTTATTACGAAAGGCGCTCCGGATGTCCTGTTGTCACGCTGCACGCATATTTTGTGGAAAGGGCAGGCGGTGGCGCTTACGCCAGCGTTACGTCGTCAAATCTCATATGCGAATGAAGCACTGGCTAAACAGGCGCTCCGTGTGTTGGCGCTGGCGTATCGGGATGTGCATGGCAAGGAGATACCGGCCACTGATACGTCAGCAGAACGCCAACTTGTGTTTGTCGGATTGACAGGTATGATTGATCCGCCACGGGAAGAGGTGCGGGACGCTATCCAGAAATGCCGTCAGGCCGGAATCAAAACAGTCATGATTACGGGCGACCATCAGACGACAGCGGAAGCCATTGCTGGACAGCTTGGCATCCTTCCGTCGGGCGGGTTGACAGTAAATGGACAGGATTTATATAATATGTCCGATAGTGAGTTCGATTCAATTGTAGACAATGTGTACGTGTATGCACGCGTATCGCCGGAGCATAAGCTAAGAATCGTCAAGGCGCTTCAGAAGAAGGGGCATGTGGTGGCGATGACAGGTGACGGAGTGAATGACGCTCCGGCAATTAAGGCGGCAGACATCGGCATTGCAATGGGGATAACCGGAACGGATGTAACGAAAGAAGCGGCTGCGCTCGTGCTTGCCGACGATAACTTTGCAACCATTGAAGCGGCCATTGAAGAAGGGCGGACAATTTACGATAACATTCGCAAATTTATTCGCTACTTGCTGGCATCAAACGTTGGCGAGATCATGGTCATGTTTTTTGCGATGCTCGCCGGACTTCCGCTGCCCCTTGTGCCGGTGCAGATTTTGTGGGTCAACCTGGTAACCGATGGGCTTCCTGCGTTAGCGCTCGGTGTGGACCAGCCGGAAGATGCGACAATGAAGCGTCCGCCGCGTTCGCGTACCGAGAATGTGTTCGCTCGTGGATTAGCGTGGAAAATCGTCTCACGCGGCGTATTGATCGGTGTGTCCACACTGGCTGCGTTCTGGATCACGCTGCTTGCGCATCCAGATGAACTGATCCGCGCCCAGACAGTAGGATTTGCTACACTTGTCATGGCGCAGCTCATTCATGTGTTTGACTGCCGAAGCGAGATCTCGATATTTAGTCGCAATCCGCTGCAAAACAAATACCTGGTGCTGGCGGTTTTGTCATCCGTGCTGCTTGTACTTCCGGTGATCTATCTTCCGGTACTGCAACCGATCTTTAGTACGGTGGCACTCAATGGTACGGAATGGGGACTTGTTCTTCTGCTTGGCGGGCTTCCGACGTTTGCAACCGGCGTGTTTTCGCTGATGTTTGCCCGTTCCGGTAAACAGAGAAGGGTGAGATAA
- the dapF gene encoding diaminopimelate epimerase: MNFTKMNGLGNDFIVVAHFETLPTDAAEMAKRMCDRHFGVGADGLVFILPSEHADVRMRIMNADGSEAEQCGNAVRCVAKYAFDHGLVSRTELTVETGAGLQRVWIETKEGRAHRVKVDMGAPILGGQAIPLAVDGEPIVEHPIQANGRDFCFTGVSMGNPHAVIFVDDAATFEVDVWGPPLEVHEMFPNKANIEFTSVISPKEMTMRVWERGCGQTYACGTGACATVVAGALTGRTDRTVLVHLKGGDLHIEWSEVDGHVYMTGPAEEVFTGHWGIR; the protein is encoded by the coding sequence GTGAATTTCACGAAGATGAATGGACTGGGCAATGACTTTATCGTCGTTGCCCATTTTGAAACGCTGCCGACCGATGCAGCTGAGATGGCGAAGCGCATGTGCGATCGCCATTTTGGTGTTGGAGCGGATGGGCTTGTTTTTATTCTGCCGTCTGAACATGCAGATGTGCGGATGCGTATTATGAATGCAGATGGCTCAGAAGCAGAGCAGTGCGGCAATGCGGTGCGCTGTGTTGCGAAATATGCGTTTGATCACGGTCTTGTGTCTCGTACGGAACTGACAGTCGAGACGGGGGCTGGCCTGCAACGTGTCTGGATTGAAACAAAAGAAGGTCGGGCGCATCGGGTGAAAGTAGACATGGGCGCACCGATTCTTGGTGGGCAGGCGATTCCGCTCGCGGTAGATGGGGAGCCGATTGTTGAGCACCCCATTCAGGCGAATGGGCGCGATTTTTGTTTTACGGGCGTGTCGATGGGCAATCCACATGCGGTCATTTTTGTGGATGATGCGGCTACTTTTGAAGTAGACGTATGGGGTCCGCCGCTTGAAGTGCATGAGATGTTTCCGAACAAAGCCAATATTGAATTTACCTCTGTCATTTCGCCCAAAGAAATGACAATGCGTGTGTGGGAGCGCGGCTGCGGTCAGACGTATGCATGCGGCACAGGGGCATGCGCGACCGTTGTAGCGGGTGCGTTGACTGGTCGGACTGATCGGACTGTACTTGTTCACTTAAAAGGCGGAGACCTTCATATTGAATGGAGCGAAGTAGATGGTCACGTCTATATGACGGGCCCTGCGGAAGAAGTATTTACGGGACATTGGGGCATTCGATAA
- a CDS encoding YicC/YloC family endoribonuclease gives MVYSMTGYGRGEARTEANSVTVEMRSVNHRFSEVAIRMPREVTALEDAVRRAVLTRVKRGRIDVFITLVADETPSSLQINWELARQYKEAAEQMAAQLGAAGELTVKDLLLLPDVVHVGEERSDVETYREPLLAAVQEAVDALMDMRGREGAALREDVLARIAAMEHITAELAALAPAVAGTYRERIFARIEEYIQGRGEIDESRLLHEVALFAERADIAEEITRLASHFAQFRSIMDEPDAIGRKLDFLVQECHREINTMGAKANHLEISQKVVILKAELEKVKEQVQNIE, from the coding sequence ATGGTATACAGCATGACTGGGTATGGGCGAGGAGAAGCCCGTACAGAGGCAAATAGCGTTACGGTGGAGATGCGCTCGGTAAATCATCGTTTTAGTGAAGTGGCGATTCGTATGCCGCGCGAGGTTACAGCTCTTGAAGACGCAGTTCGTCGAGCGGTGCTTACCCGGGTTAAGCGCGGGCGAATCGATGTATTCATCACGCTGGTGGCAGATGAAACGCCGTCTTCCCTGCAGATCAATTGGGAGCTTGCCCGTCAATATAAGGAAGCGGCCGAGCAGATGGCAGCACAGCTCGGGGCGGCTGGTGAATTGACGGTGAAAGACCTTCTGCTTCTCCCGGATGTCGTCCATGTTGGGGAAGAGCGGTCGGATGTGGAAACGTATCGGGAGCCGTTGCTTGCTGCAGTGCAAGAAGCAGTGGATGCACTTATGGATATGCGGGGGCGTGAGGGAGCCGCGCTGCGTGAAGATGTACTGGCACGTATTGCTGCTATGGAGCACATTACAGCAGAGTTGGCCGCGTTGGCTCCGGCTGTGGCAGGAACATACCGGGAACGGATCTTTGCTCGGATCGAAGAATACATACAGGGGCGGGGCGAGATTGATGAGAGCCGCCTGCTTCACGAAGTGGCGCTGTTTGCAGAACGGGCTGACATTGCCGAAGAAATCACACGGCTCGCCAGCCATTTTGCCCAGTTCCGCTCGATTATGGATGAACCGGATGCGATTGGCCGCAAGCTTGATTTTCTCGTGCAGGAATGCCACCGGGAAATTAATACAATGGGTGCGAAGGCGAATCACCTCGAAATCAGCCAAAAAGTGGTGATTTTGAAAGCTGAGCTAGAAAAAGTGAAAGAACAGGTGCAAAATATAGAGTAA